From the Thermus hydrothermalis genome, the window TGAGGGTGGGCGGACCGTGGGTGCCGGCGTGGTCACCAAAATCCTGGAGTGAGGTGAGGCATGCCCAAGATCCGCATCAAGCTTCGGGGCTTTGACCACAAGACCCTGGACGCCTCGGCCCAGAAGATCGTGGAGGCCGCGCGGCGCTCGGGGGCGCAGGTCTCGGGCCCCGTACCGTTGCCTACCCGGGTGCGGCGCTTCACCGTGATCCGGGGTCCTTTCAAGCACAAGGACTCCCGGGAGCACTTTGAGCTCCGCACCCACAACCGCCTGGTGGACATCCTGAACCCCAACCGCAAGACCATTGAGAGCCTCATGAACCTGGACCTGCCCACCGGTGTGGAGATCGAGATCAAGACCGTGGGAGGTGGCAAGTGAAGGGCATCCTGGGCACGAAGGTGGGCATGACCCGGATCTACAAGGACGACCGGGCTGTTCCCGTCACCGTGATCCTGGCCGGGCCCTGCCCCGTGGTACAGCGGCGTACCCCGGAGAAGGACGGGTACCTAGCGGTCCAGCTGGGGTTTCTGCCCCAGAAGCCCAAGCGGGTCAACCGGCCCATGAAGGGCCACTTCGCCAAGGCGGGGGTGGCCCCGGTGCGGATCCTCAAGGAGATTCGGGACTTCAACCCCGAGGGCGACGTGGTGACCGTGGAGATCTTTAAGCCGGGGGAGCGGGTGGACGTCACCGGCACCTCCAAGGGCCGGGGCACCGCCGGCGTGATGAAGCGCTGGAACTTTGCCGGTGGGCCGGACTCCCACGGTGCCCACAAGATCCACCGCCATCCGGGCTCCATCGGTAACCGCAAGACCCCGGGCCGGGTGTACAAGGGCAAGCGCATGGCCGGCCACTACGGCGCCGAGCGGGTCACGGTGATGAACCTCGAGGTGGTGGACGTCATCCCCGAGGAAAACCTCCTCTTGGTCAAGGGCGCAGTTCCAGGGCCCAACGGCGGCCTCCTGGTGGTGCGCGAGACCAAGAAGGTGGCCAAGTGAAGGCAGGTAAGGAGGACATGGTGTACCAGATCCCTGTGCTCTCCTCTTCCGGCAAGCGGGAGCTTGCCGCTGACCTCCCCGCCGAGGTCAACCCCCACCTTCTCTGGGAGGTGGTGCGCTGGCAGCTGGCGAGCCGCCGCCGGGGCACCGCCAGCACCAAGACCCGGGGTGAGGTGGCTTACTCCGGCCGCAAGATCTACCCCCAGAAGCACACGGGCCGCGCCCGCCACGGGGATATCGGGGCGCCCATCTTCGTGGGCGGTGGCACGGTCTTTGGGCCCAAGCCTCGGGATTACAGCTACACCCTGCCCAAGAAGGTCCGGAAGGCGGGGCTAGCCATGGCCGTGGCCGACCGGGCCCGGGAGGGGAAGCTCCTTTTGGTGGAGGACTTCGCCGGGGTCAACGGCAAGACCAAGGAGTTCTTGGCCTGGGCTAAGGCGGCAGGCCTGGACGGCTCGGAAACCGTGCTCTTGGTGGCGGAAAGCGAGGTGGTGCGCCGCGCCGCCCGCAACCTGCCCTGGGTGGTTACCCTGGCCCCCGAGGGGTTGAACGTCTACGATATCCTGCGCACCGAGCGGCTCGTCATGGACCTGAAGGCCTGGGAGGCTTTTCAGGCCCGCTTGGGAGGTGAGGCGTGAAGACCGCTTACGACGTGATCCTCGCCCCCGTCCTCTCGGAGAAGGCGTACGCCGGTTTCGCCGAGGGCAAGTACACCTTCTGGGTCCACCCCAAGGCCACCAAGACCGAGATCAAGAATGCGGTGGAGGAGGCCTTTAAGGTGAAGGTGGTGAGGGTCAACACCCTTAGGGTTCGGGGCAAGAAGAAGCGCCTGGGCCGTTACCTGGGCAAGCGCCCCGACCGCAAAAAGGCCATTGTCCAGGTGGCCTCCGGGCAGAAGATTGAGGCCTTGGAGGGCCTCATCTAGACCTGGCCGGGTGGGGTGCCTGGCCCCGATCCGGCAAGGAGGATAGCGAATGGCAGTCAAGAAGTTCAAACCCTACACGCCAAGCCGCCGTTTCATGACGGTGGCGGATTTCTCCGAGATCACCAAGACCGAGCCGGAGAAGTCCTTGGTCAAGCCCCTGAAGAAGACCGGGGGGCGCAACAACCAGGGGCGCATTACCGTGCGCTTCCGGGGCGGCGGCCACAAGCGGCTTTACCGCATTGTGGACTTCAAGCGCTGGGACAAGGCGGGCATCCCCGCCAAGGTGGCGGCCATTGAGTACGACCCCAACCGCTCCGCCCGCATTGCCCTCCTCCACTACGTTGACGGGGAAAAGCGCTACATCATCGCCCCCGAGGGCCTACAGGTGGGCCAGCAGGTGATGGCCGGTCCCGATGCCCCTATCCAGGTGGGCAACGCCCTCCCCTTGCGCTTCATTCCCGTGGGTACCGTGGTTCACGCCGTGGAGCTGGAGCCCAAGAAAGGGGCCAAGCTGGCCCGCTCCGCCGGCACCAGCGCCCAGATCCAGGGCCGGGAAGGGGACTACGTGATCCTGCGCCTTCCTTCCGGGGAGCTCCGCAAGGTGCACGGCGAGTGCTACGCCACCGTCGGGGCCGTGGGCAACGCCGACCACAAGAACATCGTCCTGGGCAAGGCGGGGCGTAGCCGTTGGCTTGGGCGCAAGCCCCACGTGCGCGGCGCCGCCATGAACCCGGTGGACCACCCCCACGGCGGTGGCGAGGGCCGGGCGCCCAGGGGCCGTCCGCCCGCTTCCCCCTGGGGCTGGCAGACCAAGGGCCTTAAGACGAGGAAGCGGCGCAAGCCTTCCAGCCGCTTCATCCTGGCCCGGCGGAAGAAGTGAGGTGAGCCATGCCGCGTAGCTTGAAGAAGGGCGTTTTCGTAGACGACCATCTCCTGGAAAAGATCCTGGAGCTCAACGCCAAGGGGGAGAAGCGGCTCATCAAGACCTGGAGCCGCCGCTCCACCATCGTTCCCGAGATGGTGGGGCATACCATTGCGGTTTACAACGGCAAGCAGCACGTGCCCGTCTACATCACCGAGAACATGGTGGGGCACAAGCTGGGTGAGTTCGCCCCTACCCGCACCTACCGGGGGCACGGCAAAGAGGCCAAGGCCACCAAGAAGAAGTAGCCATGGAAGCGAAAGCCATTGCCCGTTACGTGCGCATCGCCCCCAGGAAGGTCCGGCTCGTGGTGGACCTGATCCGGGGGAAGAGCCTCGAGGAGGCCCGCGCCATCCTGCGCTACACCCACAAGCGGGGCGCTTACCACGTGGCCAAGGTGCTGGAGTCCGCCGCCGCCAATGCGGTGCACAACCACAACATGCTGGAAGACCGGCTCTACGTGAAGGCGGCCTTCGTGGACGAGGGGCCCGCCTTGAAGCGGGTGCTTCCCCGGGCCCGGGGCCGGGCGGACATCATGAAGAAGAAGACCAGCCACATCACGGTGATCTTGGGGGAGAAGCATGGGAAATAAAATCCACCCCATCGGGTTCCGGCTCGGCATCACCCGGGACTGGGAGTCCCGTTGGTACGCAGGGAAGAAGCAGTACCGCCACCTCCTTTGGGAGGACCAGCAGATCCGCGAGGTCCTCACCAAGGAGCTCTACCCGGCAGGGCTTGCCCGCATTGACATTGAGCGGGCGGCGGACAACGTGGCGGTGACCGTGCACGTGGCCAAGCCCGGTGTGGTCATCGGCCGGGGCGGGGAGAAGATCAAGGTCCTGCGGGACACCCTGTCCAAGATGACGGGGAAGAACGTGGCCCTGAACGTCCAGGAGATCCAAAACCCCAACCTCTCCGCTCCCCTGGTGGCCCAGCGGGTGGCGGAGCAGATTGAGCGCCGCTTCGCCGTGCGCCGGGCCATCAAGCAGGCGGTGCAGCGGGTCATGGAAGCGGGGGCCAAGGGGGCTAAGGTGATCGTCTCCGGGCGCATCGGTGGGGCGGAGCAGGCCCGCACCGAGTGGGCCGCCGAGGGCCGGGTGCCCCTTAACACCTTGCGTGCTAATATAGACTACGGCTTCGCTTTGGCCCGCACCACCTACGGGGTGCTGGGGGTCAAGGCGTATGTCTTCTTGGGCGAGGTGATCGGCGGCCAGAAGGCCAAGGCCCGGGCCGAGGGCCCCAAGGGTGAGGAGAAGCCTCGCCGCCGCCGCCCCGCCGTGCGGGTGAAGAAGGAGGAGTAGGCCATGTTGATGCCCAGGCGCATGAAGTACCGCAAGCAGCAGCGGGGCCGCCTGAAAGGGGCCACCAAGGGGGGCGATTACGTGGCTTTCGGGGACTACGGCCTGGTGGCCCTGGAGCCCGCCTGGATCACCTCCCAGCAGATTGAGGCGGCCCGTGTGGCCATGGTGCGCCACTTCCGCCGCGGGGGGAAGATCTTCATCCGCATCTTCCCCGATAAGCCCTACACCAAGAAGCCCCTGGAGGTGCGGATGGGTAAGGGTAAGGGCAACGTGGAGGGGTACGTGGCGGTGGTGAAACCGGGCCGGGTGATGTTTGAGGTGGCGGGGGTAACCGAGGAGCAGGCCCTCGAGGCCCTGCGCATCGCCGGACACAAGCTTCCCATCAAGACCAAGATCGTGCGGAGGGACGCCTACGATGAAGCTCAGTGAGGTAAAGAAGGAGCTGGAGGAGGCCCGCAAGCTCTCCCCGGTGGAGCTGGAGAAGCTCATCCGGAAGAAGAAGCAGGAGCTGATGGAGCTTCGCTTCCAGGCCTCCATCGGCCAGCTTTCCCAGAACCATAGGATCCGGGAAATCCGCAAGTCCATTGCCCGGCTCCTCACGGTGCTGAACGAGAAGAGGAGGGCCAATGCCTAAGAAGGTGCTTACCGGGGTGGTGGTGAGCGACAAGATGCAGAAGACCGTCACGGTCTTGGTGGAGCGCCAGTTCCCCCACCCCCTCTACGGCAAGGTGATCAAGCGCTCCAAGAAGTACCTGGCCCACGACCCCGAGGAGCGGTACAAGGTGGGGGACGTGGTGGAGATCGTGGAGGCCCGCCCCATCTCCAAGCGCAAGCGCTTTAGGGTGCTCCGCCTTTTGGAGAGCGGGCGGCTAGACCTGGTGGAGAAGTACGAGGTCCGTCGCCAGAACTACGCCAGCCTTTCCAAGCGGGGAGGTAAGGCATGATCCAGCCCCAGACCTACCTGGAGGTGGCCGACAACACCGGGGCCCGCAAGATCATGTGCATCCGCGTCCTGAAGGGCTCCAACGCCAAGTACGCTACCGTGGGGGACATCATCGTGGCCAGCGTCAAGGAGGCCATCCCCCGCGGGGCGGTGAAGGAAGGGGATGTGGTGAAGGCGGTGGTGGTGCGCACCAAGAAGGAGGTCAAGCGCCCCGATGGCTCGGCCATCCGCTTTGACGACAACGCCGCCGTCATCATCAACAACCAGCTGGAGCCCCGCGGCACCCGCGTCTTCGGCCCCGTGGCGAGGGAACTCCGCGAGAAGGGCTTCATGAAGATCGTTTCCCTGGCGCCGGAGGTGCTCTGATGCAGACCAAGGTGCACGTGAAGAAGGGGGACACCGTGCTGGTGGCCTCCGGCAAGTACAAGGGCCGCGTGGGCAAGGTAAAGGCGGTGTTGCCCAAGCGGCAGGCGGTCATCGTGGAAGGGGTGAATATCGTCAAGAAGGCGGTGCGGGTGAGCCCCCAGTACCCCCAGGGCGGGTTCGTGGAGCAGGAGGCTCCCTTGCACGCCTCCAAGGTGCGCCCCATCTGCCCCGCCTGCGGCAAGCCCACCCGGGTGCGCAAGAAGTTCCTGGAAGATGGGCGGAAAATCCGGACCTGCGCTAAGTGCGGCGGGTCCTTGGATGTGGAGGAGTAGCATGCCTCTGGACGTTGCCCTGAAG encodes:
- the rpsJ gene encoding 30S ribosomal protein S10 — encoded protein: MPKIRIKLRGFDHKTLDASAQKIVEAARRSGAQVSGPVPLPTRVRRFTVIRGPFKHKDSREHFELRTHNRLVDILNPNRKTIESLMNLDLPTGVEIEIKTVGGGK
- the rplC gene encoding 50S ribosomal protein L3; the encoded protein is MKGILGTKVGMTRIYKDDRAVPVTVILAGPCPVVQRRTPEKDGYLAVQLGFLPQKPKRVNRPMKGHFAKAGVAPVRILKEIRDFNPEGDVVTVEIFKPGERVDVTGTSKGRGTAGVMKRWNFAGGPDSHGAHKIHRHPGSIGNRKTPGRVYKGKRMAGHYGAERVTVMNLEVVDVIPEENLLLVKGAVPGPNGGLLVVRETKKVAK
- the rplD gene encoding 50S ribosomal protein L4; this translates as MVYQIPVLSSSGKRELAADLPAEVNPHLLWEVVRWQLASRRRGTASTKTRGEVAYSGRKIYPQKHTGRARHGDIGAPIFVGGGTVFGPKPRDYSYTLPKKVRKAGLAMAVADRAREGKLLLVEDFAGVNGKTKEFLAWAKAAGLDGSETVLLVAESEVVRRAARNLPWVVTLAPEGLNVYDILRTERLVMDLKAWEAFQARLGGEA
- a CDS encoding 50S ribosomal protein L23, with the protein product MKTAYDVILAPVLSEKAYAGFAEGKYTFWVHPKATKTEIKNAVEEAFKVKVVRVNTLRVRGKKKRLGRYLGKRPDRKKAIVQVASGQKIEALEGLI
- the rplB gene encoding 50S ribosomal protein L2, whose amino-acid sequence is MAVKKFKPYTPSRRFMTVADFSEITKTEPEKSLVKPLKKTGGRNNQGRITVRFRGGGHKRLYRIVDFKRWDKAGIPAKVAAIEYDPNRSARIALLHYVDGEKRYIIAPEGLQVGQQVMAGPDAPIQVGNALPLRFIPVGTVVHAVELEPKKGAKLARSAGTSAQIQGREGDYVILRLPSGELRKVHGECYATVGAVGNADHKNIVLGKAGRSRWLGRKPHVRGAAMNPVDHPHGGGEGRAPRGRPPASPWGWQTKGLKTRKRRKPSSRFILARRKK
- the rpsS gene encoding 30S ribosomal protein S19, which codes for MPRSLKKGVFVDDHLLEKILELNAKGEKRLIKTWSRRSTIVPEMVGHTIAVYNGKQHVPVYITENMVGHKLGEFAPTRTYRGHGKEAKATKKK
- the rplV gene encoding 50S ribosomal protein L22; this translates as MEAKAIARYVRIAPRKVRLVVDLIRGKSLEEARAILRYTHKRGAYHVAKVLESAAANAVHNHNMLEDRLYVKAAFVDEGPALKRVLPRARGRADIMKKKTSHITVILGEKHGK
- the rpsC gene encoding 30S ribosomal protein S3, yielding MGNKIHPIGFRLGITRDWESRWYAGKKQYRHLLWEDQQIREVLTKELYPAGLARIDIERAADNVAVTVHVAKPGVVIGRGGEKIKVLRDTLSKMTGKNVALNVQEIQNPNLSAPLVAQRVAEQIERRFAVRRAIKQAVQRVMEAGAKGAKVIVSGRIGGAEQARTEWAAEGRVPLNTLRANIDYGFALARTTYGVLGVKAYVFLGEVIGGQKAKARAEGPKGEEKPRRRRPAVRVKKEE
- the rplP gene encoding 50S ribosomal protein L16 — protein: MLMPRRMKYRKQQRGRLKGATKGGDYVAFGDYGLVALEPAWITSQQIEAARVAMVRHFRRGGKIFIRIFPDKPYTKKPLEVRMGKGKGNVEGYVAVVKPGRVMFEVAGVTEEQALEALRIAGHKLPIKTKIVRRDAYDEAQ
- the rpmC gene encoding 50S ribosomal protein L29 yields the protein MKLSEVKKELEEARKLSPVELEKLIRKKKQELMELRFQASIGQLSQNHRIREIRKSIARLLTVLNEKRRANA
- the rpsQ gene encoding 30S ribosomal protein S17; the protein is MPKKVLTGVVVSDKMQKTVTVLVERQFPHPLYGKVIKRSKKYLAHDPEERYKVGDVVEIVEARPISKRKRFRVLRLLESGRLDLVEKYEVRRQNYASLSKRGGKA
- the rplN gene encoding 50S ribosomal protein L14, producing the protein MIQPQTYLEVADNTGARKIMCIRVLKGSNAKYATVGDIIVASVKEAIPRGAVKEGDVVKAVVVRTKKEVKRPDGSAIRFDDNAAVIINNQLEPRGTRVFGPVARELREKGFMKIVSLAPEVL
- the rplX gene encoding 50S ribosomal protein L24; protein product: MQTKVHVKKGDTVLVASGKYKGRVGKVKAVLPKRQAVIVEGVNIVKKAVRVSPQYPQGGFVEQEAPLHASKVRPICPACGKPTRVRKKFLEDGRKIRTCAKCGGSLDVEE